The following proteins are encoded in a genomic region of Methylibium petroleiphilum PM1:
- the prmC gene encoding peptide chain release factor N(5)-glutamine methyltransferase, translating to MSCPVPPPDSVAAALLAARERGIDRLDAQCLLSAVLARPRSWLLAHADEALDPQAARHYDALLARRAAGEPLAYVLGEKEFFGLRLEVTPDVLIPRADTETLVEWALELLPCNVETAVADLGTGSGAIALALAARRPTCRVTAVDASSDALAVAERNGGRLGLAVEWRLSDWFSALEGRRFALIVSNPPYIADGDCHLDALTHEPQRALTSGPDGLAAIRHIVASAASFLTAGGWLLIEHGYDQAEAVQALLGVAGFEHIATRHDLGGQPRCSGGRCRD from the coding sequence ATGAGCTGCCCAGTGCCGCCCCCCGACAGCGTCGCCGCCGCGCTGCTGGCGGCCCGCGAGCGCGGCATCGACCGGCTCGACGCGCAGTGCCTGCTCAGCGCGGTTCTCGCACGCCCCCGCAGCTGGCTGCTGGCGCACGCGGACGAGGCTCTCGATCCCCAGGCAGCCCGTCACTACGACGCCTTGCTGGCGCGCCGCGCTGCCGGCGAACCCTTGGCCTATGTGCTGGGCGAGAAGGAGTTCTTCGGCCTGAGGCTGGAGGTGACGCCCGATGTCCTGATCCCCCGCGCCGATACCGAGACCCTGGTGGAATGGGCGCTCGAGCTGCTGCCCTGCAATGTCGAGACTGCCGTGGCCGACCTTGGCACGGGAAGCGGCGCGATCGCGCTGGCGCTGGCCGCGCGACGCCCCACGTGCCGTGTGACCGCCGTGGACGCCAGCTCGGACGCCCTCGCGGTCGCCGAGCGGAACGGCGGCAGACTTGGCTTGGCGGTCGAATGGCGGCTCAGCGACTGGTTCTCGGCCCTCGAAGGCCGCCGATTCGCGCTGATCGTCAGCAATCCGCCCTACATCGCCGATGGCGACTGCCACCTCGATGCCCTGACACATGAACCGCAGCGTGCGCTCACCTCCGGACCTGACGGCTTGGCAGCGATCCGTCACATCGTTGCGAGCGCCGCGAGCTTCCTGACAGCGGGCGGCTGGCTGCTGATCGAGCACGGCTATGACCAAGCCGAGGCGGTCCAGGCTTTGCTCGGCGTGGCGGGCTTCGAGCACATCGCCACCCGGCATGACCTGGGCGGCCAGCCACGCTGCTCGGGCGGTCGCTGCCGCGACTGA